From one Magnolia sinica isolate HGM2019 chromosome 18, MsV1, whole genome shotgun sequence genomic stretch:
- the LOC131232850 gene encoding uncharacterized protein PAM68-like, with amino-acid sequence MNTLVCLRSKPLYTKSTIPCMKRSPTQHPTAIHSPYNPLHTPYSARARPPQAGAKGFGVPVPDKYRRREDKEEEEEASNKNEGGDEDEDAIPQVVFERMLVRIVFYVGAPMATGVGLLYLLGVLKEQRVWDAPVWLPFLTALLAFGTSALGIAYGTLSTSWDPDKKGTLLGWEEAQKNWPELWKEESEKR; translated from the coding sequence ATGAACactttggtttgtctaaggtcaAAACCTCTCTACACCAAAAGTACAATTCCATGCATGAAAAGAAGCCCAACCCAACACCCTACAGCCATCCACAGCCCTTACAATCCCCTACATACACCATACTCTGCAAGAGCAAGACCTCCACAGGCCGGTGCCAAAGGATTCGGCGTTCCGGTCCCGGACAAGTACAGAAGACGAgaagacaaagaagaagaagaagaagcatctaACAAgaacgagggtggagatgaggacgaggacgcaATACCGCAAGTGGTATTCGAAAGGATGTTGGTCCGGATCGTGTTCTACGTGGGAGCTCCCATGGCAACGGGCGTTGGCCTACTGTACTTGTTAGGAGTTCTCAAGGAGCAGCGCGTATGGGACGCGCCTGTCTGGCTACCATTTCTGACAGCATTGCTAGCCTTTGGAACGTCAGCGCTGGGGATTGCCTACGGGACTTTATCAACTAGTTGGGATCCTGATAAGAAGGGAACATTGCTTGGATGGGAAGAAGCTCAAAAGAATTGGCCTGAGCTGTGGAAAGAAGAGAGTGAGAAGAGATGA